The Brachypodium distachyon strain Bd21 chromosome 4, Brachypodium_distachyon_v3.0, whole genome shotgun sequence nucleotide sequence GGGTCTAGCTAACTGAAAGGCAAATGATGATATTAACAACCAAATGCAGCTCTGAACCAACTCCAGCATTCCAATGCAAGTTTAGCTTATAAACATGTCATGAAAACTTGACAGGTGATCACAAAAGCAGTGATCATTGTATCTAACATTGTGCAACAAATCTGACAATCTGTTAACTGAACGCTAATCGATGGTGCTGATCCTACCACTGTTTCCTTttaacaagttttttttattgaagaAATTTCCTTTAACAAGTTTAAGGCGCCCTTTAGTTTGGTCAATTAATCAGTGCTAATCGATGGTGCTGATCCTACCACTGTGTCTATTGAGTCAACATCTGCTTGCAGGTTGCAGAACTCCACGGTATCTTTGGCTCCCAACACCATGCTAATGGTGTACTTCATCATAATTCATAGTTTGCATTTAGGTGTTTGAATTCACCACTATACCAATTGAATCAATCATTTATAGTACCTCACTCATTATCTGTGTCTCGGATCTTCCTTGCATGCCATGCTCCAGTCAGTTAATATTCCCGATCAGCCGAGTACGGTAAGTTATCACACAGATTTAGTGATAGAAGTACAGTTTGGAGATAATTGTGAAGCCTCTAAAGAACACGCTGTGGGGCAGCAGAGTTGTTAAATGCCTTTAAATTGGCATCATGCCACCCCTCAGACTCACCCTAGAATATTTCCAAATCTtttccaaccaaacaaatcacCCTTTATGCAAATAGCATGTTCCTTGCATGTCAAGATTGATGCTATTGTTGACATTCTTGACTTTTGATTGCCTTGAATTGCAAGAAACCAGCTGAAGCTAAAAAGGAATTCGGTCTTTTGCCTACTGAAGCTGCGAACATCCCTTTCATTTGCATATGTGGTGGTTAGCACTTGGTATGCTTCTTTTCGAGAACGTCACTTGATATGCTTCTTGTCCAACTTTTGCAAAGAGAGCTTGTTCTAGTGAATGAATCATTTGACGTAACAGGGATTTGACCATTCTACACATTAAAAGTAAGATTGAAGAAACATGTTCAGCCAATTACTGGCATTTTTTTACTGAAGAGGAACATTCTTTACTATATATTATCTGAATAAAGTAGTATTCAGGTATAATCCATGGAACCAAATTCACTTGTGTACATCCACAACAAACAAAGGGGATACCATCTATATGCACATTTTCTCTCTGGAAATGGTATAGTCAACAAGTTGAATTTACATCTTGCGAAAAAGCTTGCAAAACAAGCCCAACAGCTCCCTACCAAACCAAAGACCAGTTAAGCCAGCAGTAAGCACAAAAGCTCGTTAAATCATCGCTCAACTTTATATTAttcaaaaggaaagaaagggTTTCTCATGCTGTAACAGAATTAGGAGCCAAGTCATTTCGTTGTCAATGCATGGAAACAAATGCAGAGGAAGCTTTGTGGGACTAGTGGCTCCACTGGGAATTATTCGTTAATTGGTTCCTAATGATTCTACTAAACATCGAAACGAAGCTCGAcataattaattattatttttgcagTCGATcgacataattaatttgtgatTAATTAATACTCATCAAAGCAACCTCTGTTCAGTACAGCCTTTAACTAATTGTTTAATTCTACTAGTAGTATTTAGGTAAATTAAGTTCTGGAGGTCAAAATATATATGTCGCACTCATTGTTGGTCTCGGAATCAATGCTAGCTAGTTCTTATGATGATGTCAGTAGGTCTGATGATCCATGAGGAAAAGCTTAACTTGTGATGGAAGCATCATCACATATTCACACGGGTAGCAATAAGTTACCAAGACTGTCACAGCACAAAAGAATTTCACCACATTAATAAGGTAACCAGAAAGGAGCAGAGTTGGCCGAAATTACTACTACGTACTGGTCAGAATCAATATAGCTAAGGTGAGTATGGATTAACTGAGTCCAATAGCTGCTAGCTTGTGAACAATAATATCTTGAGCGAAGGCCAATGGCATGTTGAAACAACTAATAAAGGGAATGTAGCTTGCCATGTAGCTAGATTGTACATTATTGCACCGTCCAACAGAATCAATTTTCAGGACCAGCTGATATATCTTTCCAACCACAATTCTACTGGCCTGCCTGCCCCTATATAAAGGGAGCTGGCCCCTTGCATTTCATGAATTGCAACACATTCTTCTACTTCTGCACATGCTCATAGATAGCTAGAAACAAATTGTGACCCCTCGATCGAATCTAGCTGCAtttgcaagaagaagaagaagaaatggcaaGCTCAGCCTGCAGCTCTCTGTTCATCAGCATTATCGCTGCTCTTCTTCTCTGCTGCTCACAGCTGACAGCTGCCAAGGAGCAACAGCATGAGTTCGTGGTGAGTTCatgatctctctctctagctagctagctctcctTTGCTTGTTCAGATCAATGGGCGACCTTGAATTGATCTCTCTGGGTACGTGCATGCAGATCCAGGAGACGGCGGTGAAGAGGCTGTGCAACGGCGGTATGAGCATCGTGACGGCGAACGGGCAGTTCCCGGGGCCGACGGTGGAGGTGAGCGAGGGCGACTCCCTCGTCGTCAACGTCGTCAACAACGCCACCTACAACGTCACCATCCACTGGTAACATTACACTTTGGTCATTGCCTCGTCCGTTAAATCCAACATGGTAGCTTAGCATTGCCAGTTATATATGTATAAGTTGTTGGAGATCGATGTTCTTAACCTTGTAAGGTTCAACAATGGCGTGCAGGCACGGGGTGCGGCAGATGAGGACGGGGTGGTCGGACGGGCCGGAGTTCGTGACGCAGTGCCCGATCCGGCCGGGGCAGAGCTACACCTACCGGTTCACGGTGACCGGGCAGGAGGGCACGCTCTGGTGGCACGCCCACAGCTCCTGGCTCAGGGCCACCGTCTATGGCGCGCTCCTCATTCGCCCCCGCGACGGCGTGCCCTACCCGTTTGACTTCGCCGCCGAAACCGTCCCCATCCTCCTCGGTAAGTATATATAATGCTCTGTGTAAAGATATATATCTTGCTCCGTGTAGAGATAGATATATACTTcttccatttcataaagaatggcacgcacacattttaagattttgctttgaccaacAAATTTGAGGCTTAcgtgttacaaaaattatatcattggacttgtatttcaaaaacctttctaaagatataaaatttgtaacatataatctacatagAATTGGTCAAAATTCGACCTCGGAAAACGTgggcgccattctttgtgaaatggagaaaATATCTTGCTTCTTGGCCAACACCTCCaattctttttaaaaaaagtcaAATTTTATCCGAGCATAGAAGTTCATGATAGTAATATAGGTTTACTATATATAGAAATTCATATATTATGTGCAGTAATTAAACTAGTGATACAGATCGATATATATATAATGTACCAGGAATCTGGAGGTGACAGAAAGTTTATATCGATGGATCATATCtcgcatgcatggatgcattcTTCCAAAGTTGCAAAGCTAATTAGCTAGGAGAGGTGCATGCTTTTGCTTTTCCCGCGTGTTAGCGCCTGCCATCATTTCCATGCTGGCTTTCTGTTGGTTGTTGGCGCCAACAACCTGGCTTATTACCAGAGAGTCAAACACATCAAGGATTGCATGCAACTAATTGAGCATATATACAAAGAATATGTACGTACGTAGGCACCTCGACCACATGTTTTTTAGCACGATTAATGGTTACGTCAAAAGGCCAAAAGAAAGGGGCAAACAACAATATCATTGTGCATGAATGTGAGATCCTTCTTTACTCATCACATGCACATGTTACATACATCTACCTAGCTATGATCGacttcatgcatgcatgtaggaAATAACACGCATGTGCATTTCTGTTCTGTCTTGGAAATTAACAAGCACAAACTTGCTTCGGCTTTAAGAAATTAAGACAGCACACTTTCTAGCTTGCAAAAGTAATATTCAGAAAAAATAACTAACTAAGGATGCATATTTCAAGAAAAAATGGCTCGATTCCATTACCTTCTGTTTGGATTATTATCAGCATAAACGAAAAAAATGTCAGTCTTAACGAGTCAAAGGTAAAATTAAGGGACTGCCTAGATCTCTCATATAGTATTATTAAGCCTTTCCAAAGGAATTCCAAAGAGAGAAACGATCATGGAGTCATGGAAATTAAAGTAGCTAGCTTATAGTAGTTCAACATGTTGTTCTAATGTATTATCTGAATATATAAAGCATGCAACTTGGGTATCATCTTGAAGAAATTCCCCTAAAAGCATATGACCCTAAAATTGCATAACCAAAATGTGGCCGACATGACACAGTAGGCCTAACATGTACtacatgctagctagcttaccttttttttttttccttttgcatgCATCTTTCAATATGTAGAGTAGTCCTCTACCTGAGGCTACCTGAATGGAAAAAAATCAGATTGCTGTATGTGTTTTCATAGTATCTTTCACTCATTCTTttaaaccaaaagaaaaaggtagaTAGACACATATGTTTTcatgcagaagaagaaaattaagGTACATAGACGCAGATAATATATTAACAGCTAGCCATTAACTTAAGGTTTCCCTCGATGTAAATGTTAATTAACTGATCGAGATTCTGTTgcccggaaaaaaaaacatgcaggCGAGTGGTGGGACATGAACCCCATCGACGTCAtccgcgccgccacgcgcACCGGAGCAGCACCCAACGTCTCCGACGCGCTCACCGTCAACGGCCAGCCCGGTGACCTCTacagctgctcctcctcccagGACACCACCGTCTTCCCCGTCAAGTCCGGCGAGACCAACCTTCTCCGGTTCATCAACGCCGCCCTCAACACGGAGCTCTTCGTCTCCCTCGCCGGCCACGCCATGACCGTCGTGGGCGCCGACGCCTCCTACACCAAGCCATACAACACTTCCGTCCTCGTGCTCGGCCCCGGCCAGACCACCGACGTCCTCGTCACCTTCGACCAGCCTCCGGGGAGGTACTACCTCGCTGCCCGCGCCTATGCCAGCGCCCAAGGCGTGCCCTTCGacaacaccaccaccaccgctaTCTTCGACTACGGTGCCGGCGATGGCACTACAAGCCCGGCGATGCCGACTCTTCCAGCGTACAACGACACTGCTACGGTGACCGCTTTCACGACGAGCCTGCGCAATCTTCACTCGATAGGGCTCCCCTCGGTCGTCGACGAGGACCTATTCTTCACCGTCGGCGTCGGCCTCTTCAACTGCTCCAAGGGCCAAAGCTGCGGCGGGCCCAACAACACGCGGTTCGCCGCCAGCATCAACAACGTCTCCTTCGTGCTCCCCTCGACCGTCTCCATCCTCCAAGCGCACTACGATGGTGGCGCCAACGCAGGAGTGTTCACCACCGACTTCCCAGCCAACCCTCCGGTGCAGTTTGACTACACGGCGCAGAACGTTAGCCGCGGGCTCTGGCAGCCAGTGCCAGGCACCAAACTGTACAACCTCAAGTACGGTGCCGTGGTGCAGGTTGTGCTCCAGGGCACTAACATTTTTGCCGGCGAGAACCATCCCATCCACATCCACGGCTACGACTTCTACATCCTCGCCGAGGGCTTCGGCAACTTCGATGCAGCCACCGACACCGCCAAGT carries:
- the LOC100835168 gene encoding laccase-23; translation: MASSACSSLFISIIAALLLCCSQLTAAKEQQHEFVIQETAVKRLCNGGMSIVTANGQFPGPTVEVSEGDSLVVNVVNNATYNVTIHWHGVRQMRTGWSDGPEFVTQCPIRPGQSYTYRFTVTGQEGTLWWHAHSSWLRATVYGALLIRPRDGVPYPFDFAAETVPILLGEWWDMNPIDVIRAATRTGAAPNVSDALTVNGQPGDLYSCSSSQDTTVFPVKSGETNLLRFINAALNTELFVSLAGHAMTVVGADASYTKPYNTSVLVLGPGQTTDVLVTFDQPPGRYYLAARAYASAQGVPFDNTTTTAIFDYGAGDGTTSPAMPTLPAYNDTATVTAFTTSLRNLHSIGLPSVVDEDLFFTVGVGLFNCSKGQSCGGPNNTRFAASINNVSFVLPSTVSILQAHYDGGANAGVFTTDFPANPPVQFDYTAQNVSRGLWQPVPGTKLYNLKYGAVVQVVLQGTNIFAGENHPIHIHGYDFYILAEGFGNFDAATDTAKFNLDDPPMRNTVGVPVNGWAVIRFVADNPGVWLMHCHLDVHITWGLAMAFLVKDGVGELQSLGAPPPDLPIC